A part of Periophthalmus magnuspinnatus isolate fPerMag1 chromosome 19, fPerMag1.2.pri, whole genome shotgun sequence genomic DNA contains:
- the LOC129457202 gene encoding proline-rich protein 9-like — protein METGAGQREEETRVDGWCRVSHQHHSSTSSQRYPRVPCSQSAAVPDSSDCVEECKEECVEECVEECKEECVEECVEECKEECVEECVEECKEECVEECKEECKEECVEECVEECKEECVEECKEECSDQVQLKL, from the exons atggagaccggagcaggacagagggaagaggaaactAGAGTGGACGGCTGGTGTAGAG TCTCTCACCAGCACCATTCATCAACTTCATCCCAGCGATATCCCAGAGTTCCTTGCTCCCAGAGCGCAGCTGTGCCGGACAGCAGTGAT TGTGTGGAGGAATGTAAGGAGGAGTGTGTGGAGGAGTGTGTGGAGGAGTGTAAGGAGGAGTGTGTGGAGGAGTGTGTGGAGGAGTGTAAGGAGGAGTGTGTGGAGGAGTGTGTGGAGGAGTGTAAGGAGGAGTGTGTGGAGGAGTGTAAGGAGGAGTGTAAGGAGGAGTGTGTGGAGGAGTGTGTGGAGGAGTGTAAGGAGGAGTGTGTGGAGGAGTGTAAGGAGGAGT GTTCTGACCAGGTCCAGCTCAAACTctaa